The Myxococcota bacterium genome has a segment encoding these proteins:
- a CDS encoding nucleoside phosphorylase translates to MSDAQPLTGLRPGDVAEHVFLCGDPARVERIAASWSGVETVCSVREYRVVTGTRDGVRLTAGSTGIGAPSTAVLLEELAKLGAHSFIRIGNSGGLDPALELGDLAITTGSVRDDGTSKTYVVPEFPAVASYEVVGALVAAARAAGARHATGITWSLDAFYVRNAFVDAKGAMSSMSVGGYWPSHLEARIRDMQAARVLNCEMESGVTLTLANLFGLRAGCICVVSDRTPWPGPAELDLDNNMTTAIEVANRAMLALARPA, encoded by the coding sequence ATGAGCGACGCCCAGCCCCTGACCGGCCTGCGCCCCGGCGACGTGGCCGAGCACGTGTTCCTGTGCGGCGACCCGGCGCGCGTCGAGCGCATCGCGGCGAGCTGGAGCGGCGTCGAGACGGTGTGCAGCGTGCGCGAGTACCGCGTCGTCACCGGCACGCGCGACGGCGTGCGGCTCACGGCGGGCTCGACCGGCATCGGCGCGCCGAGCACGGCCGTCCTGCTCGAGGAGCTCGCGAAGCTCGGCGCCCATTCCTTCATCCGCATCGGCAACAGCGGCGGCCTCGACCCGGCGCTCGAGCTCGGCGACCTCGCGATCACGACCGGCTCGGTGCGCGACGACGGCACCTCGAAGACCTACGTCGTGCCCGAGTTCCCCGCGGTCGCGAGCTACGAGGTGGTCGGCGCGCTCGTCGCGGCCGCGCGCGCCGCCGGCGCGCGCCACGCGACGGGCATCACCTGGAGCCTCGACGCGTTCTACGTCCGCAACGCCTTCGTCGACGCGAAGGGCGCGATGTCGTCGATGAGCGTCGGCGGCTACTGGCCGTCCCACCTCGAGGCGCGCATCCGCGACATGCAGGCGGCGCGCGTGCTCAACTGCGAGATGGAGTCGGGCGTCACGCTCACGCTCGCCAACCTGTTCGGCCTGCGCGCGGGCTGCATCTGCGTCGTCTCCGACCGCACGCCCTGGCCGGGCCCGGCCGAGCTCGACCTCGACAACAACATGACGACCGCCATCGAGGTCGCGAACCGCGCGATGCTCGCGCTCGCCCGCCCGGCCTGA
- a CDS encoding DNA topoisomerase codes for MTKWLVISEKPSVAQDIVRVLGGFREQDGYWESDDWVVTYAVGHLFELLEPEELDEKYKAWTLEVLPILPDDRGFQLKPKKGQSERIRTIKKLALRDDVEGFVNACDAGREGELIFREIVKYLGSEKPIRRLWLQSMTTDAIRTGFEQLLPGEQLDGLAASAECRAYSDWLIGMNSTRALTKRLASRKEKTAWSAGRVQTPTLALLVDRELEVLAHVPKPYWRVKASFEHAGQTYEGTWFDPAFEADDDDARREDRLFDEARARAVAAEVASASARARETRKPSKESAPPLFDLTSLQREGNRRFGWSARRTLSAAQRCYERHKVLTYPRTDSRCLPEDYRDTVRGVLESYAGGGSGALAKRDTAFADYARAAARLLEDGLENEARTFDNKGVSDHFAIIPTGTLPEEELTGDDKRLFDLVVRRFFGAFHPPAEWERVERTTEAAGHAFTTRARSLEVPGWRAVLPPASEETEPAVSLAPLVAGATEASDVAVRTAASEVLEEETKPPPRITEARLLSLMENAGKQIDDDDIAAVLHQKGIGTPATRAEIIENLIRKGYVVRQGKSLRPTVKGIRLIDSLKRIHIDRLASPQLTGDLEYQLLEVERGERSARDFLAEVTQYAVDVVDRAKTFDYGELYADAESLGACPSCGRPVVESAWFYRCQPPLEEDDCPMRFWKDTSGRYLDPNAVRALCRDGVTPVLDGFTARNGRTYRGQIEVDRDEWKLVVRSIGWNEEATDDTPEYDVDERPLGACPLGCGRDVVETPTEFTCAGRLEAERALAAIKAAEAEMSVDDRKKSIAARRKATREASDKPCTFVLPRTVCKREITRDEAQAYLANRRTELLTDFTSRFGRPFSATLVLQESGRHGFEFQPRGAAAKKTGEGDDAAAPDAAAPRKKAPAKKKAPGKKAPAKKAPGRKKPAKKAGRKKASAKKAGAKARARGGSPADAGDE; via the coding sequence GTGACGAAGTGGCTGGTCATCAGCGAGAAGCCGAGCGTCGCGCAGGACATCGTGCGCGTGCTCGGCGGCTTCCGGGAGCAGGACGGCTACTGGGAGAGCGATGACTGGGTCGTCACCTACGCGGTGGGCCACCTCTTCGAGCTGCTCGAGCCCGAGGAGCTCGACGAGAAGTACAAGGCGTGGACGCTCGAGGTCCTGCCCATCCTCCCCGACGATCGCGGCTTCCAGCTCAAGCCGAAGAAGGGCCAGTCGGAGCGCATCCGCACGATCAAGAAGCTCGCGCTGCGCGACGACGTCGAGGGCTTCGTCAACGCCTGCGACGCCGGGCGCGAGGGCGAGCTGATCTTCCGCGAGATCGTGAAGTACCTCGGCTCGGAGAAGCCGATCCGCAGGCTGTGGCTCCAGTCGATGACGACGGACGCGATCCGCACGGGCTTCGAGCAGCTGCTCCCCGGCGAGCAGCTCGACGGGCTCGCGGCGTCGGCCGAGTGCCGCGCGTACTCGGACTGGCTGATCGGGATGAACTCGACGCGCGCGCTCACGAAGCGCCTCGCGAGCCGCAAGGAGAAGACGGCCTGGTCGGCGGGCCGCGTGCAGACGCCGACGCTCGCGCTGCTCGTCGACCGCGAGCTCGAGGTGCTCGCGCACGTCCCGAAGCCCTACTGGCGCGTGAAGGCGAGCTTCGAGCACGCCGGCCAGACGTACGAGGGCACGTGGTTCGACCCGGCGTTCGAGGCCGACGACGACGACGCGCGCCGCGAGGATCGGCTGTTCGACGAGGCGCGCGCGCGCGCGGTCGCGGCGGAGGTGGCGAGCGCGTCGGCCCGCGCGCGCGAGACGCGCAAGCCGTCGAAGGAGTCGGCCCCGCCGCTCTTCGATCTCACGAGCCTGCAGCGCGAGGGCAACCGGCGCTTCGGCTGGTCGGCGCGCCGCACGCTGTCGGCCGCGCAGCGCTGCTACGAGCGCCACAAGGTCCTGACCTATCCGCGCACCGACTCGCGCTGCCTGCCCGAGGACTACCGCGACACCGTGCGCGGCGTGCTCGAGAGCTATGCGGGCGGCGGCAGCGGCGCGCTCGCGAAGCGCGACACCGCGTTCGCCGACTACGCGCGCGCCGCCGCGCGCCTGCTCGAGGACGGTCTCGAGAACGAGGCGCGCACCTTCGACAACAAGGGCGTGAGCGACCACTTCGCGATCATCCCCACCGGCACGCTGCCGGAGGAGGAGCTCACGGGCGACGACAAGCGGCTCTTCGATCTCGTCGTGCGGCGCTTCTTCGGCGCCTTCCACCCGCCCGCGGAGTGGGAGCGCGTCGAGCGCACGACGGAGGCGGCGGGCCACGCGTTCACGACGCGCGCGCGCTCGCTCGAGGTTCCCGGCTGGCGCGCCGTGCTGCCGCCCGCGAGCGAGGAGACCGAGCCCGCCGTGTCGCTCGCGCCGCTCGTCGCGGGCGCGACCGAGGCGTCGGACGTCGCCGTGCGCACGGCCGCGTCGGAAGTGCTCGAGGAGGAGACGAAGCCCCCGCCGCGCATCACCGAGGCGCGCCTGCTCTCGCTGATGGAGAACGCGGGCAAGCAGATCGACGACGACGACATCGCCGCCGTCCTGCACCAGAAGGGCATCGGGACGCCCGCGACGCGCGCGGAGATCATCGAGAACCTGATCCGCAAGGGCTACGTCGTGCGGCAGGGCAAGAGCCTGCGCCCGACCGTGAAGGGCATCCGCCTGATCGACAGCCTGAAGCGCATCCACATCGATCGCCTCGCGTCGCCGCAGCTCACGGGCGACCTCGAGTACCAGCTGCTCGAGGTCGAGCGCGGCGAGCGCAGCGCGCGCGACTTCCTGGCCGAGGTCACGCAGTACGCGGTCGACGTCGTCGACCGCGCCAAGACGTTCGACTACGGCGAGCTCTACGCCGACGCCGAGTCGCTCGGCGCGTGTCCGAGCTGCGGGCGCCCCGTCGTCGAGAGCGCCTGGTTCTACCGCTGCCAGCCGCCGCTCGAAGAGGACGACTGCCCGATGCGGTTCTGGAAGGACACGTCGGGCCGCTACCTCGACCCGAACGCCGTGCGCGCGCTCTGCCGCGACGGCGTGACGCCGGTGCTCGACGGCTTCACCGCGCGCAACGGCCGCACCTACCGCGGCCAGATCGAGGTCGACCGCGACGAGTGGAAGCTCGTCGTGCGCTCGATCGGCTGGAACGAGGAGGCGACCGACGACACGCCCGAGTACGACGTCGACGAGCGGCCGCTCGGGGCGTGCCCGCTCGGCTGCGGGCGCGACGTCGTCGAGACGCCGACGGAGTTCACGTGCGCGGGCCGGCTCGAGGCCGAGCGGGCGCTCGCCGCGATCAAGGCCGCCGAGGCCGAGATGAGCGTCGACGACCGCAAGAAGTCGATCGCCGCGCGGCGCAAGGCGACGCGCGAGGCGAGCGACAAGCCGTGCACGTTCGTGCTGCCGCGCACCGTCTGCAAGCGCGAGATCACGCGCGACGAGGCGCAGGCCTACCTCGCCAACCGCCGCACCGAGCTGCTCACCGATTTCACGTCGCGCTTCGGGCGGCCCTTCTCCGCGACGCTCGTGCTGCAGGAGAGCGGCCGCCACGGCTTCGAGTTCCAGCCGCGCGGCGCCGCCGCGAAGAAGACTGGAGAGGGCGACGACGCGGCCGCGCCGGACGCCGCCGCGCCGCGCAAGAAGGCCCCCGCCAAGAAGAAGGCTCCGGGGAAGAAGGCGCCCGCGAAGAAGGCGCCCGGGCGCAAGAAGCCGGCGAAGAAGGCGGGGCGCAAGAAGGCCTCGGCCAAGAAGGCCGGCGCGAAGGCGCGCGCGCGCGGCGGCTCGCCGGCCGACGCCGGCGACGAGTAG
- the hisS gene encoding histidine--tRNA ligase: MSKQGLQPPRGTRDFYPDDMRFREWLFGHFRAVAKGFGFEEVDAPIVEHAELFTRKAGEEIVEQLYHFELHDRHLALRGEFTPSLARMVLARAGALRFPIRWFAIPQCWRYERMTRGRRREHYQWNMDIWGEPGVEAEAELLAAICALLDRLGVPRDAARIRINSRALLEESLRGGVLAKRPEAFEPLCVVIDKLDKIGDDAVVEQLCDPAGGVGLTDAEARRTIEMLGARDLDEAAAFAPKDSSALADVRRLFDLLAAYGIADRVVFDASVVRGLAYYTGIVFEAFDTSGALRAICGGGRYDRLLETLGGPRVPAVGFGFGDAVIHELLQEHGLVPSLARELDDVVFAFGEAEHPAAIGVAQRLRAAGRRVELVLGHPKPKRVLADADKSGAARVWLLGPDEVARGSARVKSLATGEQRDIAFGAEADAN, from the coding sequence GTGAGCAAGCAGGGCCTGCAGCCGCCGCGCGGAACGCGCGACTTCTACCCCGACGACATGCGCTTCCGCGAGTGGCTCTTCGGGCACTTCCGCGCGGTCGCGAAGGGCTTCGGCTTCGAGGAGGTCGACGCACCGATCGTCGAGCACGCCGAGCTCTTCACGCGCAAGGCGGGCGAGGAGATCGTCGAGCAGCTCTACCACTTCGAGCTGCACGATCGGCACCTCGCGCTGCGCGGCGAGTTCACGCCGTCGCTCGCGCGCATGGTGCTCGCGCGCGCCGGCGCGCTCCGCTTCCCGATCCGCTGGTTCGCAATCCCGCAGTGCTGGCGCTACGAGCGCATGACGCGCGGCCGGCGCCGCGAGCACTACCAGTGGAACATGGACATCTGGGGCGAGCCCGGCGTCGAGGCCGAGGCCGAGCTGCTCGCCGCGATCTGCGCGCTGCTCGACCGGCTCGGCGTGCCGCGCGACGCCGCGCGCATCCGCATCAACAGCCGCGCGCTGCTCGAGGAGTCGCTGCGCGGCGGCGTGCTCGCGAAGCGCCCCGAGGCCTTCGAGCCGCTGTGCGTGGTGATCGACAAGCTCGACAAGATCGGCGACGACGCGGTGGTCGAGCAGCTGTGCGACCCGGCCGGCGGAGTGGGCCTCACCGACGCCGAGGCGCGCCGCACGATCGAGATGCTCGGTGCGCGCGACCTCGACGAGGCAGCGGCCTTCGCACCGAAGGATTCCTCCGCGCTCGCCGACGTGCGGAGGCTGTTCGATCTGCTCGCGGCCTACGGCATCGCCGATCGCGTCGTGTTCGACGCCTCGGTCGTGCGCGGGCTCGCCTACTACACGGGCATCGTGTTCGAGGCCTTCGACACGAGCGGCGCCCTGCGCGCGATCTGCGGCGGCGGCCGCTACGACCGCCTGCTCGAGACGCTCGGCGGCCCGCGCGTTCCCGCCGTCGGCTTCGGCTTCGGCGACGCCGTGATCCACGAGCTCCTGCAGGAGCACGGCCTCGTGCCGTCGCTCGCGCGCGAGCTCGACGACGTCGTGTTCGCGTTCGGCGAAGCCGAGCACCCGGCCGCGATCGGCGTCGCGCAGCGGCTGCGCGCGGCCGGGCGGCGGGTCGAGCTCGTGCTCGGCCACCCGAAGCCGAAGCGCGTGCTCGCCGACGCCGACAAGAGCGGCGCCGCGCGCGTCTGGCTGCTCGGCCCCGACGAAGTCGCGCGCGGGTCGGCGCGCGTGAAGTCGCTCGCCACCGGCGAGCAGCGCGACATCGCGTTCGGCGCCGAGGCCGACGCCAACTAG
- a CDS encoding VCBS repeat-containing protein → MHRAHPVRPARSAPLAPRTRAAALAALVALVALACGSESDPGGAAAPPAPAAPPSAAPAAAASSAPADLPLALVLGLAHFDGAKPLPARMEFVVREGGEWKVYGIEDEASDVFHKAMAYVDAEDGGTPKVLTVAGAPVGQPALVKLWHREGATLVPETIWEQSFGGKRNRMRDVEVADLFGDGRATMAVATHDQGVVATIHPDGQGGFEVTELDREPDTFVHEIEIGDVDGDGVLEVYATPSEPNKLDGSDQSGHVVRYVPKKGEGRVVVADLGNRHAKEIVVADVDGNGTDELYVLVEGQLAKGSKTELEHGIEVRRYEAGTDPAGGAVIAAIDDRLCRFATVGDVDGDGKKEMVIAAFSSGVWLARPGDDPNGAWNVTNIDRDSGGFEHAAILTDLDGDGRDELYVASDKHKQLRRYVWNGSAFDRETIYARTDGRAVFTWNIMPVPVALVPR, encoded by the coding sequence ATGCACCGCGCCCATCCCGTCCGCCCGGCCCGCTCCGCTCCGCTCGCACCGCGCACCCGCGCCGCGGCACTCGCCGCGCTCGTCGCGCTCGTCGCGCTCGCGTGTGGCTCCGAGTCCGACCCGGGCGGCGCCGCGGCTCCGCCCGCACCCGCCGCGCCGCCGAGCGCCGCGCCCGCGGCCGCCGCGTCGAGCGCGCCGGCCGATCTCCCGCTCGCGCTCGTGCTCGGGCTCGCCCACTTCGACGGCGCGAAGCCGCTGCCGGCGCGGATGGAGTTCGTCGTGCGCGAGGGCGGCGAGTGGAAGGTCTACGGCATCGAGGACGAGGCGTCGGACGTCTTCCACAAGGCGATGGCCTACGTCGATGCGGAGGACGGCGGCACGCCGAAGGTGCTGACGGTCGCCGGCGCGCCGGTCGGCCAGCCCGCGCTCGTGAAGCTCTGGCACCGCGAGGGCGCGACGCTCGTCCCGGAGACGATCTGGGAGCAGTCGTTCGGCGGGAAGCGCAACCGCATGCGCGACGTCGAGGTCGCCGACCTGTTCGGCGACGGCCGCGCGACGATGGCGGTCGCGACGCACGACCAGGGCGTCGTCGCGACGATCCATCCCGACGGGCAGGGCGGCTTCGAGGTGACGGAGCTCGACCGCGAGCCCGACACCTTCGTGCACGAGATCGAGATCGGCGACGTCGACGGCGACGGCGTGCTCGAGGTCTACGCGACGCCGAGCGAGCCCAACAAGCTCGACGGCTCCGACCAGAGCGGGCACGTCGTGCGCTACGTGCCGAAGAAGGGCGAGGGGCGCGTCGTCGTCGCCGACCTCGGCAACCGCCACGCGAAGGAGATCGTCGTCGCCGACGTCGACGGCAACGGCACCGACGAGCTCTACGTGCTCGTCGAGGGCCAGCTCGCGAAGGGCAGCAAGACGGAGCTCGAGCACGGCATCGAGGTGCGCCGCTACGAGGCGGGCACCGACCCGGCGGGCGGCGCGGTGATCGCGGCGATCGACGACCGGCTCTGCCGCTTCGCGACCGTCGGCGACGTCGACGGCGACGGGAAGAAGGAGATGGTGATCGCGGCCTTCTCGAGCGGCGTCTGGCTCGCGCGCCCGGGCGACGACCCGAACGGCGCCTGGAACGTGACGAACATCGACCGCGACTCGGGCGGCTTCGAGCACGCCGCGATCCTCACCGACCTCGACGGCGACGGGCGCGACGAGCTCTACGTCGCGAGCGACAAGCACAAGCAGCTGCGCCGCTACGTCTGGAACGGGAGCGCCTTCGACCGCGAGACGATCTACGCGCGCACCGACGGTCGCGCGGTCTTCACCTGGAACATCATGCCCGTCCCCGTGGCCCTCGTTCCCCGCTGA
- a CDS encoding DUF1302 family protein, protein MRRVPARFVGRLFAVAAALVTAATLGGLVPRQARAIEALDGRVQAHGFFESQLRVISDDFREQYDLAQWYQVLNLELEVDILPDGWGAIDLMSAYVRLEARYDCVYSRGCGMFRTADTYGDRAKHLPTRISSAKKNTYHGAMLLPKVERRINTFQDTDGDGIADTTVQVLETDLHGAPIVDHHQVVPLVDIPGFSGLGDQTGADGYLGQPAFGNALNGLATLPSSKVGGTFCFFSSSNTACTGPNVITVSNTQPDPGESWALRDDDPFPFVFERFLDYKFAHRGLRGGGSGGMPSAIMGPWLPKNFVYPNATLADQFNPFDASQTTQLLRNNAYNGSIYSSSNWGYNFKSGDIDPTDPTTFVEQHILFNSQSAFEDPFHDVLLAAEITAGELEASTTPGISTIDQNAVYVRGATRAIISAQAGPTGGSRVGASKPMRPIPITDAARYAEGDQVARGLYLPSKGLRSALAGDRAATIPINFTENERAWNRGASQQDEGELKEAFVDIETLDSRLWLRLGKQNIVWGKTELFRTTDQFNPVDLALVTLGNLEETRIALWSGRAVYSLYEVGPFEDVRVEIAANIDDYESNDLGACGEPFTPNPVCDAAFGSFAHGAFGVGLAGVDKPESPWEDVTKTEFGGRIEWRWDRFSFAIADFYGYEDLPFLDRISTYERNVDPSTGRMRAMGETGPCATQPVALRPRAPLGVPSVDPGCLQAGPTRRAVATNPAIVGNEYRADAALAEAELAAVAPGQTFDPILREMGVLVTNDPTLPTFAEKNALDAHPANQQFFAAICAGTVGVSSLDPSACAATVFGSQLLLPLSSGLLTTSQVIGSVLAGSDNGPGTTGQVTPGAIALTSSTGLTQFEISDALVRLNHDIQDAEYGGTGPGGQWGGPLQIVYGGDNHYCVDNSLREIARPVTHPRHSIYYFDALNLVFDIPCHSGGASFAASGGYALGQVLTVEQQALLGCGPFFGTNCDDSGIDLLNAEASVLFQSFPGFDGTGQAAGGPNFAPGTGATPPRQWTTTNTKYDPGTNTVNGRALSADGQDRQQPGTIFFRGGPVGTVYGRLPTDSPTTPKRNIVLPGARSPFVFDEKTDALVVGNGPTPGLNPDYDPTQDGCIGPAAYAAVSAALGVTVTDHTTCTTSSGRANVNPYHSLVHPLADMGGSTQYFRSEMAALSWNFLVLLTIADREFDEDNRFAVCREDPNNPGQCLLDARGNPEPVCSLATPQHCGTVRGLLGLAGVTRNTRRAGGNGTFGRRTFVWQSGGEAVLAFERRNVLGFSMDFAEDVTKSNFSIEATWIPKVRRGDPDSWNGVRYADDYNLTLSVDRPTFVNFLNANRTFFFNAQFFFRYRAAGTASTLDLLSTFTVLAGYFQDRLLPSVTFIYDARSNTYGALPQLQYRYTEAFSIVFGAQFFGGKPDIVDMPVNGLGPASNQQGPYAYRVASDDGVSIVRSTDNVYLRLRYAF, encoded by the coding sequence ATGCGCCGAGTACCCGCCCGCTTCGTTGGTCGCCTCTTCGCCGTCGCCGCCGCCCTGGTCACCGCCGCCACACTCGGCGGCCTCGTGCCGCGCCAGGCGCGGGCCATCGAGGCGCTCGATGGGCGCGTCCAGGCACACGGCTTCTTCGAGAGCCAGCTGCGGGTGATCAGCGACGACTTCCGCGAGCAGTACGACCTCGCGCAGTGGTACCAGGTGCTCAACCTCGAGCTCGAGGTCGACATCCTCCCCGACGGCTGGGGCGCGATCGACCTGATGTCGGCGTACGTGCGGCTCGAGGCGCGCTACGACTGCGTCTACTCGCGCGGCTGCGGGATGTTCCGCACCGCCGACACCTACGGCGACCGCGCGAAGCACCTCCCGACGCGGATCTCGAGCGCGAAGAAGAACACCTATCACGGCGCGATGCTGCTCCCGAAGGTCGAGCGGCGCATCAACACCTTCCAGGACACCGACGGCGACGGCATCGCCGACACCACCGTCCAGGTGCTCGAGACGGACCTGCACGGCGCGCCGATCGTCGACCACCACCAGGTCGTGCCGCTCGTCGACATCCCCGGCTTCTCGGGCCTCGGCGACCAGACGGGCGCCGACGGCTACCTCGGCCAGCCGGCGTTCGGGAACGCGCTGAACGGCCTCGCGACGCTCCCGAGCTCGAAGGTCGGCGGCACCTTCTGCTTCTTCTCGAGCTCGAACACCGCGTGCACGGGCCCGAACGTGATCACCGTGAGCAACACGCAGCCGGATCCGGGCGAGTCGTGGGCGCTGCGCGACGACGACCCGTTCCCGTTCGTGTTCGAGCGCTTCCTCGACTACAAGTTCGCGCACCGCGGCCTGCGCGGCGGCGGCAGCGGCGGCATGCCGTCGGCCATCATGGGCCCGTGGCTGCCCAAGAACTTCGTCTACCCGAACGCGACGCTCGCCGACCAGTTCAACCCGTTCGACGCCTCGCAGACGACGCAGCTGCTGCGGAACAACGCCTACAACGGCTCGATCTACAGCAGCTCGAACTGGGGCTACAACTTCAAGTCGGGCGACATCGACCCGACCGATCCGACGACCTTCGTCGAGCAGCACATCCTGTTCAACTCGCAGAGCGCGTTCGAGGACCCGTTCCACGACGTGCTGCTCGCGGCCGAGATCACCGCCGGCGAGCTCGAGGCGTCGACGACGCCCGGCATCTCGACGATCGACCAGAACGCGGTCTACGTGCGCGGCGCGACGCGCGCGATCATCTCGGCGCAGGCGGGCCCGACGGGCGGCTCGCGCGTCGGCGCGTCGAAGCCGATGCGGCCGATCCCGATCACGGATGCGGCTCGCTATGCCGAGGGCGACCAGGTCGCCCGCGGCCTCTACCTCCCGAGCAAGGGCCTGCGCAGCGCGCTCGCGGGCGACCGCGCCGCCACGATCCCGATCAACTTCACCGAGAACGAGCGGGCGTGGAACCGCGGCGCGAGCCAGCAGGACGAGGGCGAGCTCAAGGAGGCCTTCGTCGACATCGAGACGCTCGACAGCCGCCTGTGGCTGCGGCTCGGCAAGCAGAACATCGTCTGGGGCAAGACGGAGCTCTTCCGCACGACCGACCAGTTCAACCCGGTCGACCTCGCGCTCGTGACGCTCGGCAACCTCGAGGAGACGCGCATCGCGCTGTGGTCGGGCCGCGCCGTCTACTCGCTCTACGAGGTCGGCCCGTTCGAGGACGTGCGCGTCGAGATCGCGGCCAACATCGACGACTACGAGTCGAACGACCTCGGCGCGTGCGGCGAGCCGTTCACGCCGAACCCGGTCTGCGACGCGGCCTTCGGCTCGTTCGCGCACGGCGCGTTCGGCGTCGGCCTCGCGGGCGTCGACAAGCCCGAGTCGCCGTGGGAGGACGTGACGAAGACGGAGTTCGGCGGCCGCATCGAGTGGCGCTGGGACCGCTTCAGCTTCGCGATCGCCGACTTCTACGGCTACGAGGACCTGCCCTTCCTCGACCGCATCTCGACCTACGAGCGCAACGTCGACCCGTCGACGGGCCGCATGCGCGCGATGGGCGAGACGGGCCCGTGCGCGACGCAGCCCGTCGCGCTTCGCCCGCGCGCGCCGCTCGGCGTGCCGAGCGTCGACCCCGGCTGCCTGCAGGCCGGCCCGACGCGGCGCGCCGTCGCGACGAACCCGGCGATCGTCGGCAACGAGTACCGCGCGGACGCCGCGCTCGCCGAGGCCGAGCTCGCGGCCGTCGCTCCGGGCCAGACGTTCGACCCGATCCTGCGCGAGATGGGCGTGCTCGTCACGAACGACCCGACGCTCCCGACCTTCGCGGAGAAGAACGCGCTCGACGCGCACCCGGCCAACCAGCAGTTCTTCGCGGCGATCTGCGCGGGCACGGTCGGCGTGAGCTCGCTCGACCCGTCGGCCTGCGCGGCGACCGTGTTCGGCAGCCAGCTCCTGCTCCCGCTCTCCTCGGGCCTGCTCACGACCTCGCAGGTGATCGGCTCGGTGCTCGCCGGCAGCGACAACGGCCCGGGCACGACGGGCCAGGTGACGCCGGGCGCGATCGCACTCACGTCGAGCACCGGCCTCACGCAGTTCGAGATCAGCGACGCGCTCGTGCGCCTCAACCACGACATCCAGGACGCGGAGTACGGCGGCACGGGCCCGGGCGGGCAGTGGGGCGGCCCGCTGCAGATCGTCTACGGCGGCGACAACCACTACTGCGTCGACAACTCGCTGCGCGAGATCGCGCGGCCGGTCACGCACCCGCGCCACAGCATCTACTACTTCGACGCGCTGAACCTCGTGTTCGACATCCCGTGCCACAGCGGCGGCGCGTCGTTCGCGGCGTCGGGAGGCTATGCGCTCGGCCAGGTGCTGACGGTCGAGCAGCAGGCGCTGCTCGGCTGCGGCCCGTTCTTCGGCACGAACTGCGACGACTCGGGCATCGACCTCCTGAACGCCGAGGCGAGCGTGCTCTTCCAGTCGTTCCCGGGCTTCGACGGCACGGGCCAGGCGGCGGGCGGCCCGAACTTCGCGCCCGGGACGGGCGCGACGCCGCCGCGCCAGTGGACGACCACGAACACGAAGTACGACCCGGGCACGAACACGGTGAACGGGCGCGCGCTGTCGGCCGACGGCCAGGACCGCCAGCAGCCCGGCACGATCTTCTTCCGCGGCGGCCCGGTGGGCACGGTGTACGGCCGGCTGCCCACCGACTCGCCCACGACGCCGAAGCGCAACATCGTGCTCCCCGGTGCGCGCTCGCCGTTCGTGTTCGACGAGAAGACCGACGCGCTCGTCGTCGGCAACGGGCCGACGCCCGGCCTGAACCCGGACTACGACCCGACGCAGGACGGCTGCATCGGGCCGGCGGCCTACGCGGCCGTGAGCGCCGCGCTCGGCGTGACCGTGACCGACCACACGACGTGCACGACGTCGAGCGGCCGCGCGAACGTGAACCCGTACCACTCGCTCGTGCACCCGCTCGCCGACATGGGCGGCTCGACGCAGTACTTCCGCAGCGAGATGGCGGCGCTGTCGTGGAACTTCCTCGTCCTGCTCACGATCGCCGATCGCGAGTTCGACGAGGACAACCGCTTCGCGGTCTGCCGCGAGGATCCGAACAATCCGGGTCAGTGTCTGCTCGATGCGCGCGGCAACCCCGAGCCCGTCTGCAGCCTCGCGACGCCGCAGCACTGCGGGACGGTGCGCGGCCTGCTCGGTCTCGCGGGCGTCACGCGCAACACGCGCCGCGCGGGCGGCAACGGGACGTTCGGGCGCCGCACGTTCGTGTGGCAGTCCGGCGGCGAGGCCGTGCTCGCGTTCGAGCGCCGCAACGTGCTCGGCTTCTCGATGGACTTCGCCGAGGACGTCACGAAGTCGAACTTCAGCATCGAGGCGACGTGGATCCCGAAGGTGCGCCGCGGCGACCCCGACTCCTGGAACGGCGTGCGCTACGCGGACGACTACAACCTCACGCTCTCCGTCGACCGCCCGACCTTCGTCAACTTCCTGAACGCGAACCGCACGTTCTTCTTCAACGCGCAGTTCTTCTTCCGCTACCGCGCCGCGGGGACGGCGAGCACGCTCGACCTGCTCAGCACGTTCACCGTGCTCGCGGGCTACTTCCAGGATCGCCTGCTGCCGAGCGTGACGTTCATCTACGACGCGCGCTCGAACACGTACGGCGCGCTGCCGCAGCTCCAGTACCGCTACACCGAGGCGTTCTCGATCGTGTTCGGCGCGCAGTTCTTCGGCGGCAAGCCGGACATCGTCGACATGCCGGTGAACGGGCTCGGCCCCGCGTCGAACCAGCAGGGCCCGTACGCGTACCGCGTGGCGTCGGACGACGGCGTCTCGATCGTGCGCAGCACGGACAACGTGTACCTGCGGCTGCGCTACGCGTTCTGA